The sequence below is a genomic window from Lolium perenne isolate Kyuss_39 chromosome 4, Kyuss_2.0, whole genome shotgun sequence.
CAAGCACAGGATCACAACAGAAACTGAGGATCTCAATGTTTCAGCGGGTAGTACAGACCGGCAAAGCCAGAAATAGAGATGTTTCGGCGTTGCTTATATTGCAGAACATAGCACCGCTAGTCCGCTGTCCAGCTCTGCTCCACGATCTCACGAACtttgcggttgtactcgcgcttgtTCTCGCTGTACATCCTGGCTGCTTCAGAGTTCGCAGGAGAATTTGGATTCGGGTCGCACAGCAGGGACTGCAGAGCCAACCACAACAGGAATAAGTAACTCAGTTTAGCGTGCATTGGCCATCATACTTTAAGTAAATGGAGCCAAATAATCTCCACACCCACAACGAAACCGAAGAAAGACTGCAGTTGTTAACTAGGTACACACGATCAAACTTTACACAGCTGTGTCACTGGTACCTATATATTCGTGGCATGTTACATATGACAGGTGATTTGTTGAACAATAGAGGTTGTCAATAAAATCTGGATCTGACGTCAGTTATAGTACTGTGCAACTGAGGTCAATTTATAGGTGAGCACTGAGCACCGTTCTTTTTTCCTCCATGATATTGTGAAAATGTGGCAGGATTTACTTCTAATGACAACAACAGGTATTTTGTGAACTTAAAAGTAGTTGGTCGGTACTAAGTACCAATGGTTGTGAAATGTAACGAGTGAACAGCAACCAATAGAAAGTAGTAGAACAAAATTAAGCTAACAAATCGATCTAAGTACAATAAGAGAGGTGGCCTAAATACCTGGACAGAGGTCAATATTGCTGCAACATCATATATAGGGCTCCACTGGTTCTGTAAGATATCCAAGCAGATGCTTCCATCTGCATAAACTGAATAGACAACAGAAACATAAAAACCAATTTCCGTCAGACCTTCAATGCTTCAATTTCCATGAACAGTTTAGCACTTAGTCATTGAAAAGGTAATCAAGTTTACTGGGAAAAAGAAGTGATGAAGAGAACATACTATTCGGGTGAAACATCCTTGAGACAAACCGAACAGTTGGTGGCTTGTTGGGATAATCTTCTGTGAATTGCATGGTCAGCTTGAACGTACCTAATAAGTGTAACATAATAAAGTTCAGCAAACTTATGATCACTTCACACGAAAAGTCTCTTTGGCACATGAGCTTCAGTGATCTCAGTATTTAAAAAATATATTTCTGTAATTCCAAAAAATCTGAAATTAAATCGGTACATATTTATAAACATTTTGGAGGTATTCTGTAAATTTCGGATgaaaatatgttgtattttgagccatacgaaaaagacaaatttctgacaaaaatCTGAAGTTTCTATCCctacaaatttgttaattttcctgaGCTCAAAATACATGGCAATTTCTACCAAAAATTTACACGAGTATTCAGAACATGTGTATGTATTTGTGGAATAAAATTTATGATTTTCTAAAACACATAAATATAATTTTTAAATATTACAAAAATCAGGAGCACTGGCACCTGGGTGCACCAAATCTGCTCTCTCACTTCACACCACTAGTTTATTGTGCAGAGTACAGCAAAAGACAGGAGTGTAAACCATATTTTACTGGTATCATGTACCATGACTTTCATTTCTTTGCATCATGAGCATAAGTTCATCGAGAATGATTAAACTAAGTTCTTGGATAAGTTTTACAACAGAAAATTCCGTAAGGATAATTGTATCATCCCATTCCGTTGACCACAGTTTGCATACGAAATGCATTATGTTTGAATGCATACGACCATTTGGTTTGAAACAATCAACAATAGTAGACTCATATATCTtatagttatcaaagctcaatacaATTTTGTCGCGGGTTCTTTTTACCTATGATTAGGTAAACTAATCTAGTAGGCTGCGATCTTACAAACATACACAAAGGAATACAATCCAATGAAAATCAATCTAAATATTTTTGTTATCAATTACCATAATCCAAGAGTGATGGTTATGCAGCCAAACGAAATTAGGTAGAAAGTACTTTCCCGCGTCACACAATGATGTTTTCTAAGCTTCTAGCACATTTTTATTCCAAACAATAGCCCAGCAAACAGAGTTGCTATACAATTGCTGCAGCCCAATCACAGtacctcacaaaaaaacaaactgATCTATCCTCTAGGGATGACAAGACCTCCCCAACCAAAAGACACTGTATCCAATAAGTGATGACAATTGTGCTACAACACCAATGGTTAATCAATCATTCAACATCCACAATCTGTAGCCTCCACATTCATCCATCCATGGGTGATCGGTCAAAAAAAAAACCATTTCTCATGTTGGACAAAAGTAGAAGGCAAACAATCGCTACTGCTCCCAAATAAGATCATTTGTTTTGCCATCTTAACATATCGGGGTGGTGGCGCAGTTGGCTAGTGCGTAGGTCTCATAGCTAAAAGTGAGTAATCCTGAGGTCGATAGTTCGAGCCTCACTCACCCCAAAGTATTGACCTTGTAATGATGAATCGCTCATGTGACACTTGGGTCGTCACTTCTCCACCTGAATCATCAGGTGATAACAGCAAATCTGAACCTTGGTCTTATTTTTTCTTCCCTGCGCTTTTGTGCCGCTAGTGTGCACTATTTTTTATGGAACCTTGCCTAGTTGTTTCCGATACTGGAATGGAGGCAATTGGTCCAAAAGATTTCGCCGATCGGGTAGTCAAgcttttttacttttttatttttaaattaaGCTTTTTTACTTGATTGGCTTACAAAAGTAGTGCCTGTAAACCAGCCCCCTAAAGCGCGAAATAAGCAAAAAGAGTATTTCTACGCAAAAACGCCCATAAAGCGTATTTTCAATCGAAATCCCCAAACAGGATATTAGTTTTTTCTCTTGTTCCTTATGATATTGTAATAGAATGACGAACCTATTTCTTCGCTTTTTCACCAACAAATCCAAATTATCTTGGAAGAGTAAGGGATAGAGAAAATTCCAAAGGTCGTTGGACATGATTCGATCCAGCATTGAATAATAAATAATTTTCCTATCTTTTTTACCATAAGTATCCTGCAGTCTATGTCTTACTTTATCATTAGCCATTGAGAGGTTAAAGATATATCTTCTATCAACAGATGATTCGCAGGATTTGAAAAAACCATTGCAGTGCTATGCCCACTCGAATTCTACAGTGTTGAATTTACTATATTTGTGTTACTGTTAAAATTTTCCTTGTTTGATTTAAAACCGTACGATTGCAACATCATGCCCGCCCGGATCCTACAGAATTGAATTTAAAGTATATTTGTGTTACCAGTAAATTTACAGTATATTAAAGAATCCTTAAGGAAATTTACTATAGGAttcaatcctacaaatcaaatgaCCCACATAGGGGGGAAATCCTAAGGATTGGAATCCTCCAAAATTCCTATGAAAATACTTTGAACCAACAAGGGCCATGATGATTACACACAAACACGACATATCAGTCAAGGCTATGACTAAGGCAGTACAAACTAGTACACTACATAGTAACGCCAGCTGACATGCATTAACACAGATAAACGAACACACACAGAGCACGCACACACCTCATTTTATTACTTTCAAGAGCCACAAGCATGTTCATTTCTGGAATGCTGCTTATTACTGATAATTTTGGAGTATATGCACTTTCAAAACAGATAACTACCTTTTTTAGACTATAACAATATGCAATTTAGTTGCTGGACTGTGTACATTAGTAGACCAAACATAACATCTATAATTGCCTACACAATTAAAATCATGCCAATCAAGTGTGTTTGTTGCTAACTTGTGACAAGATTACAACATTTAGCGTGAATAGCATGATTCAAACGCAGAAGCTATTTGTGTTACCGTTAAACATAAGATATCACAGATGCAAGTGCTGTCGGTTTCCTAGTGTAGCAGTGACGAAAAATGGCCAGTAAACGACAGGCTTAGTTAGGCAGACTGCTATTGGGGGTGCAAAAATTTTAAAACAGATAACGACTTTACAGACTACAAAGTACACATTTACTTGCTGGGCTGTGCACATTAGTAGAACAACTGTAACATCTGCAATTGCCTAAACAATACAGATCATGCCAATCAAGCGTGTTTCGTACTACCTTTGATAGGATGGAACCTTTTTAGCATTAATAGCATCAACCAAATGAAGAAGCTCTTTGCGATACAGTACACATCAGGCCAAACATATGATACTGCTGTCGGTTTCCTATTATACCAGTGGCATAAACTAGCTGGTAAACGACAAGCTTAGTTAGGCAGGTTGCTGTTTTGGGGCAGAAAGTTCTTGTACGTCCTAGTGTTTCACATTTACACCTTGGACATGAGAAATCAAACAAGCAAGACGACACTTTCTTGCACGATTACAGATTATAAATAGGTCCAGTCCAAATTAAATCAATCATACTCCAACATCCACAGCCAGGGATAGTAACAAGGGCTCGCTGCCTCTTTGATTCGCAGGATTCCAAAAACACTAAGTTGCAATATCATGCCCACTCAACCCCTACAGGATTGAATTTATGCCAAAGTTGGTTCAATTGCACAGCAGGAAAAACAAAGGGTTCCTTCCAAGAGGTTGGTGGAGTGAACAGAAAATTTCCTTTGAAATATACCGAGAGGGTACAAATTAATTGGCACACATAGGAAAAAAAATTCTTTGAATCAAAGAGGCCCCACAAATGATGATTACACACATACATGGCATGTCTAAACTCTAAAGGCTATGACTAAGGCAGCATACTAGTAATGATGCCTGCTTCCACTGCCATACATTAGCGCACTCAGCGTACAGGCATGGTCATTTATGGGTTGTATGCTTATTACCAAATTACAACCGTGCACTTTGTTTTTAAACTAATATGCAATTACTCGCTGGACTGCGCGCGTAAGTAGACCAATCATAGCATCTATAACTTCCTAAAGAATTCAAATCATGCCAATCAATTGTGTTTCCCGTAAACTTGCGACGTGATGACCGCTTTTAAAATTTAATAGCATGAATCAAACGCAGAAGCCATTTGCGTTGTCGTTGAACGTCCGACACTTCAGATGCTATTTGAGTGGTGTGAGCTAGCTGGTAAACGACAGGACTACTTTGGCAGGTTACTAATTTGGCGCGAAAAGTTCTTGTGTTACCGTTACAAATCAAAGGCAAGACGTGTGGTGTTTGTGTTACCGTTACACAACAGGCATCACAGATGCTATAGCTGTTGGTTTCATGTTATACCGGCGACGTAAGCTAGCCCGTAAACGACAGGCTTTGTTAGGCAGGTTGCTATTTTGGGACAAAGCTTGTGACATGATGGAAATGTTTAAAGTTAATAGCATGACTCAAACGCAAAGGCTACTTGCGTTGTCATTAAATATCCAACATCACAGATGCTATTGAAGTAGCGTAAACTAGCCGGTAAACAACAGGAATAGTTAGGCAAGGTTCCTAATTTGGCGCGAAAAGTTTTTCTTGCGTTACCGTTAGAAATGAAACGCGAGACGTGAGGTCTTTGCGTTACTGTTAAACATCAGGCATGACAGATGGTATTGCTGTCGGTTCCATGTTGTATCAGTGGCATAAACTAACCCGTATACGACAGGCTTAGTTAGGCAGGTTGCTATTTGGGGACAAAATAGCATTATGCTGCTTGCCATTGCCTTTTACATCCAGACCTTGGGCACGGGGAATCGTCCGAGGAAGACGACAATTTATCGCACGGTTCGTTACTGATTATAAATAGGTCCAGCTACACGGGTTACCGATTCCTAAATCACAGAAGTGGCAACAAACAAGCAGACACTAGTAATAATCAACCGATAAGATAAGATGATGTACAAACTGAACCGTGATAAATCCGCCGGCTCACCTCCATCCCACGGCGTGTCATCCGGCCTGCAGAATCCGCACCAAACGACATACATCAGAACCATAATATTAACGGAAACTGTACGACGATGAGATCCCCAAAGCTCCGAAAACCTAGGGACGCAAAAAAAAAGGGCAGCGCGGCGGCGCGGGTGGTTACCCGAATATGACGGCGTTCCAGAGCGTGATGTTGTTGTCGTGCGGCGCGCCGCTGATGCCTGCGGGCGGGTCCGTCTGCAGGCGCTTGAAGTCCCGCATCAGGCGCTTCCGCGCCGGCGTCGACAtctccgccgcctccgccgccgcccgaacCCCCTAGCGCCCGGCCCTGATCCCTCCCTCCTGGcagggcgcccccctctccccggctcgcggtggtggaggagagaaGCTTCGGAGCGATGGGGGAGGAGGAGACGGGGGCTTTTCAGGCAGGGTGGATGCGGAAAGGGAATGGTATAGCCGAGCGCCAGCGGCGTGACGTCCCTTCCCCGTGAGCTAGCGTAGCCGCCACGCGCGGGTCGCCTGCTGCGTCACTGACGATGTGGGTCCACCGTGCTGGCCCCAGCTGGCGGTGAGGACGCGTGCGGCAGGATGAGATGAGTGATGCGGCGGTGCAAGTGGGCGAGTGGGGCTCACCTGTCGGCCGCGTGATGGTGGGTCCGAGCGGTGGCTGGCCAAGATTCCGCGATTTGGACAGGATCCCATAGGCGGTGCGAAAGGCGGGCCGGTGAGAGAGGCCTCCCAGCTGTGTCCAACTCGTAGCCACTTCGCCATCAGCCAAACGTCAGCCGTCCTTTTTTGGTTCTCAAATCTTGGCCGTTTAGGTTGGGATGGTTCCCTCCCAGCTTCTTACATTCAcaaattttattttctatttgttTGTTTTTTACAACACATccgctctaagagcatctctagtagtGCCAATATAATTTACACATACTAATCAAAGTACTAACTAACCCTACTCCTCCTCACTAATTTGATCCGAAAAACTATGAAATTGGCCCCGGGATTGTCACTGGGGTTGTATGCGCGGCGGAGCAGGGTTTTCTTGGCGACGCCTATGCGAGGACGAGTGCGGCCACCTCGAACGGCACCGCCTCCGTCGAGCTCCCGCAGGTGAGAGCCGGCCCgtcttcctcgtcgtcgttgTTGTTGTCACCGCGTGGTGGAAGCGCCGGCAGCGACGGGTTGCACGAGCCGGCGAGCGGCGCGTCGGCTTCCCTATCGCACGCTTCGGAGCACGCCGGCCGGCGCGTGAACCTACGCGGCCACCTGCGGGCCACCCGCTTCCAAGCTCCGTCGGAGCGCGCCCGCCTCGCGCGGTCCGCCTCCAACCGCACACAAAAAAATGTACTGCCGGTCTTTGGATAGCTTGTGCCATATACTCATAAACTCTCTTTCAAAAAATGTATATATGCTCATAGCAACTTGCCACTCAGTTAGCTTTGAAAACATCGATGATCCCCAAACAATGTCGTCCAACTTACTCAAGTGTTGCAAACAATGATAATGGCTAGTTTTAGCAGCTAGTTGTCCTACTAGACTTTATCGCCGTTACGTCGTAGGTATTGTTGTCCCCAAAAAGAAGACGAGGAAGAGTGGTGAGCATGTTTTTATCTACCTATTCTTGTGCATTGAATACCCCACTCCACATAGTTTTCCAACAATATCTGACATGGGAGTACAAATCCCCGCTTTTAATCTTTAGTGTACATGCATGTGAACCCGCATTGGACATTGTGTCAACCATGTTCATAAGTTGACAGCGTGAGAATTTGATATGGTAGCTAAAATTATGTACTTCTCCCCCATCATAATGACGGTTCATGTGAACTTGGATAGCTCTACTAGTCGCTGCCTACAAAAGAGGAGACCTTCACGCCTTATGCATGTACACACTTTCACATTACTCCATTTTGACTAACTCGGTAGCTTCTTGTTTGAACTTCCTTCAAGAACCATAATTGTTTGTCAATTGTAGCTTAAGCATGTTGTACCGCTTACCGGGTGTTCAAATACGAAGAATTCTAAGACATGAACATGCCCCGTAAGTACTTACCCACTAAGAATGGGAGGCATCAGGATACGCCACTAAAGCCGATATGAACTTACATGCACGAATGGATTGTTGTGTTCTCCCATGCACAAATGGGTGGTCACACAATGTCTTCGTGTTGTGTTTCGCATCTTTTGGGGCAACGACAGCTTGAGAAAAGGATGCACCACAAGATCGCCTTTATCATCAACGAACGATTGTTCAACAAATACCTAGAGTCCTCCCtcctcactagtagaaaaaggggcaaccgtctaagcctttagtaccagTTCCCTTATGAACTGGTActaaagggggtatttataccggtTCATGCGCTCAGGCTGGCGAGGAGCATCTGTACCGGTTCGTGAggggctttagtaccggttcgtgttacgaactggTACGAAAGGGTCGCGCactctttagtaccggttcgtatcacgaaccggtactaaaggtccacCTTTAATACCGATTCGtgatacgaaccggtactaaaggttttcctCTGTTTTTTTACTCACTCACCGTTTTGAGCATAACTTTTGCAATGGAACTTGGATTTCGATGTTCTTTAGCTCGTTTCGAAGAGAAGAAGTAGATCCACATCATTATACACATTTTTCAAACTATATTCTTCAAAAAAAATCATGAGCAAGGACAAAAAAATTCATGTTCAAACTAGGGTTTCACCGAAGAGGGGCTCCGGAGCGTCAGAATCCAACCAAAATTTATGTGGTGCATCCTCTCAAAACTAGGGCATATATAATGACACCACGTGAAGTCTTACACCATTttgaatttttgtgaattttgtaGAATTTTCTATGCCGGTTTCAGGAAAAAGTCAAGACGGCGAGCACGACCGTTCGTAGCTAGGGGTTGAATATTGAGAaactcactagtaggaaaagcctcattagtggcgcaccaaaaacctcattctatggcgcatgggcggtgcaccacagaaacttcaccacaaaaataaggtttctgtggcgcactggcacatgcgccacagaattaaggttttctGCGGCGCACTAagggcagtgcgccacagaaataaggtttctgtggcgaacTGGACCATGCGCCACTGAATTTTGTTTTGATGCGTCACAGAATAatgtacaggtatactcgattttgtactgccttgagcagctggaaggtGTATTATATAGGTTTTATACAAGTTTTGTACacagtatacaggttatatacatatataatatagacagatataatatggacatatataatatagcaacattatacatcatcacattagttagagcccgatcgagttatacatatagctccatataactcataatccatgcaaattaattGAGTTCATCATCTCAAGATACAAATGAAGTGGCACCGACCGCcacctacactaggatgaaatagagtaccgccgcgacgatggtgagcaagagcgagagcacaacgaatgtcttcatcttcatcttgctcttgttcgactGGTGCTTCCTCCACTTGGCAAGTGGGaggtgtctagtcgggtaccctttgcagcagttgccgctgaacttgtgcacttGTTTCTTGcagtcctcccactcctcgtacactcctagaacccgcccctcgaacgatacgtcttcttgagcggctccgggaacggcttgtacaagtccttcgtcgtccacgtccttccatcaccctgcctatgtaggcgttctttgatatccctcttacacaaccctctgagttggtgtaagagccctgatctgttggatacatcttgtacgATAATTTCCGATAGATTTACTTGGATgtgatggaagtcttctctaagatcatcatcgtTGATCTCCCCCgccattttaatggggtctcacTGACTAGGTGGCAGacacatcatctctgcatcctcgacaaaccctttaaggttatggagtacatagaaggcctccttaatgctgccagctagCTGCTTGATGcaagggaagtcgatcacgtgcttgaacccgagctttttagtgtccggcTTGATATATTGCCCCTTCTTatcgaaggtgcctccattttttgagtagccaaggatagcatcatcgagaacaccccttattttTGGAGtagccgtgagcggatgtgtacttactcgggaaagacatgCAGAAGAATAGTGTTCTTCTCTTTGTTCATGAGCATGAAGCTCTGtaggtaccgcaccgccttggtccgtgtccttgagccgtcctggagctggctatcgcgcatgtagtagggatccgctagcGCGATGTGggggggtctctctctgttgatcttcatctgaagattgatcgcatataggcggaccaagttatagtcgagttgtttccagtgaaatagattgaagatgtcctcgaacgctatgaagaagatatccgcggggtcttctggcaccttgaccgagaacaccgggtaatttggatcattgtctttaagaaggacgctctctagataattaatactgtgctgcaaagggagcattggtccacttgcgaggtgttccatgtccgtagacagtatcggtttaccagcttcatgatatcggggcaagccatccggtgtcagtggtaccatgtcgtcggcccggatcctcttaggagcaggctggctcgaagatgcgcctttcttggctcctctcttccttgccttctgtaggataacgttgcatagaaaacaaaaattttcctaccgcgaacacgcaatccaagccaagatgcaatctagaagacggtagcaacgaggggttatcgagtctcacccttgaagagattccaaagcctacaagatgaggctcttgttgctgcggtagacgttcacttgccgcttgcaaaagcgcgtagaagatcttgatcacgatcgcttccggcgccacgaacgggcagcacctccgtactcggtcacacgttcggttgttgatgaagacgacgtccacctccccgttccagcgggcagcggaagtagtagctcctcttgaatccgacagcacgacggcgtggtgtcggtggtggtggagaaatccggcggagcttcgcttaagcgtgcgggatatggtggaggagagagagaccgctagggtttggggagaggggcgccggctagggcacccttgaggggtgcggccatggtggtggcttgagtggccggccagcccctctctccccctctttatataggtggaagccccaaggcttaggtcaaagagtccgaataagaccccaaccaaaaccttccaagtgtccaaacctagggagagtgggactccctcctttccttggtggggtggccggccaccatggtggggagtccacttgggactcctcctcccttaggttggccggccaaggtgggtggagtccctttgggactccaccttccatccttatttcttccggacttttctagaaccttctagaaccttccgtagaaccttccggatcattttaattcacataaaatgacttcccatatatgaatcttattctccggaccattccggaactcctcgtgatgtccgggatctcatccgggactccgaacaaatattcgaactccattccatattcaagtactaccatttcaacatccaactttaagtgtgtcaccctacggttcgtgaactatgtggacatggttgagtactcactctgaccaataaccaatagcgggatctggagatccataatggctcccacatattcaacgatgactttagtgatcgaatgaaccattcacatactataccaattccctttgtctcgcgatattttacttgtccgaggtttgatcttcggtatcactctataccttgttcaacctcgtttcctgacaagtactctttactcgtaccgtggtatgtggtctcttatgaactcattcatatgcttgcaagacattagacgacattccaccgagagggcccagagtatatctatccgtcatcgggatggacaaatcccactgttgatccatatgcctcaactcatactttccggatacttaatcccacctttataaccacccatttacgcagtggcgtttggtgtgatcaaagtacctttccggtataagtgatttatatgatctcatggtcataaggactaggtaactatgtatcgaaagcttatagcaaataacttaatgacgagatcttatgctacgcttaattgggtgtgtccattacatcattcatataatgatataaccttgttattaataacatccaatgttcatgattatgaaactaatcatccattaatcaacaagctagttttaagaggcatactagggacttcttgttgtctacatatcacacatgtactaatgtttcggttaatacaattatagcatgatatataaacatttatcataaacataaagatataaataataatcactttattattgcctctagggcatatctccttcagtctcccacttgcactagagtcaataatctagttttacatttgtaaagatataacactttggccttccggtgttttatcatgtattgctcacgggagaggtttttagtcaacggatctgacacgctcagaaacgtatgtattttgtaattcatttgcgtctcaacgcatcactcatttccaaatgagccggcattaaatatgttcggtcttctggtggaaccttaattccgcggtctgaaatatgtcactaatattgtcatacacaatatagcttcaaagttctgattccgtcggaactacaccatgttctcaaagaacctcttgacttaacatcctttgtcattatcaaaacaatgacatactctgccttcttttgtagaatccgtcacaatatttagaactcttctaaatctagcatagacaacttctagctcattgtgctaccttttaaacaacacttagtctaatttgagattgaaattatattttatatgtgaccaatatcggtgtaacaccttacagcgatttgtttgtcatttcgtcatacaaatatatatatatatatccttagttcttctaaagtactcaaggatattcttactgtcgtcccatgatcatcttatgaatcattccggtatatgctcataacattttagagcacaagatatctgattttgtacattttattcgtgatctaaaatcactcatgtgtttttactcatcgagtgtcagatacactcaagtcttgttaaaccttcacatgacaagaacattttcttaatatttctatattgaactatttcaatatccattctatgtactttgacttaaacttatcatgtgtttcaatctatcttcatagatcttgacactaaatatgttttagtccatatcctttcattgaagttaattttcaatgaaacattttaatcaagtatataattacattatttataaccaactatatgtcatctacataaag
It includes:
- the LOC127292468 gene encoding ubiquitin-conjugating enzyme E2 2: MSTPARKRLMRDFKRLQTDPPAGISGAPHDNNITLWNAVIFGPDDTPWDGGTFKLTMQFTEDYPNKPPTVRFVSRMFHPNIYADGSICLDILQNQWSPIYDVAAILTSVQSLLCDPNPNSPANSEAARMYSENKREYNRKVREIVEQSWTAD